The Osmerus eperlanus unplaced genomic scaffold, fOsmEpe2.1 SCAFFOLD_383, whole genome shotgun sequence genome has a segment encoding these proteins:
- the cited1 gene encoding LOW QUALITY PROTEIN: cbp/p300-interacting transactivator 1 (The sequence of the model RefSeq protein was modified relative to this genomic sequence to represent the inferred CDS: inserted 1 base in 1 codon) codes for PPPPLSSLLLYPLPGKTPHPLLSLPGLTPPHLGLLSLPPASLKAQPICLQNGPHLLASMQLQKLNSHYQSLAGDQGASGVPQRGIRGLVPGHGGHTGRPWGGPGSLGNQGGGTGGIIDFEXVDEEVLMSLVVELGLDRAKELPELWLGQNEFDFIADVPAGC; via the exons cctcctccccccctctcctccctcctcctctacccccttccTGGaaagaccccccacccccttctctccctccccggcctcacccctcctcacctcggcctcctctccctccccccagcctctctcaaggCCCAGCCCATCTGCCTCCAGAACGGCCCTCACCTCCTGGCCTCCATGCAGCTCCAGAAGCTTAACTCCCACTACCAGAGTCTGGCCGGGGACCAGGGGGCCTCCGGCGTTCCTCAGAGGGGAATTCGGGGCCTCGTCCCTGGGCACGGTGGGCACACCGGTCGTCCCTGGGGGGGCCCGGGGTCCCTGGGGAACCAGGGGGGTGGGACTGGAGGGATCATCGACTTTG CGGTGGATGAGGAGGTGCTGATGTCgctggtggtggagctgggTCTGGACCGGGCCAAGGAGCTCCCGGAGCTCTGGCTGGGCCAGAACGAGTTCGACTTCATCGCAGACGTGCCGGCCGGATGTTGA
- the rps4x gene encoding small ribosomal subunit protein eS4 isoform X2 — protein sequence MARGPKKHLKRVAAPKHWMLDKLTGVFAPRPSTGPHKLRECLPLIIFLRNRLKYALTGDEVKKICMQRFIKIDGKVRTDINYPTGFMDVISIEKTGEHFRLIYDVKGRFAVHRITAEEAKYKLCKVKKIMVGTKGVPSLVTHDARTIRYPDPLIKVNDTVRIDLETGKITEFIKFDTSNLCMVIGGANLGRIGMITNRERHPGSFDVVHVKDSTGNNFATRLSNIFVIGKGNKPWVSVPRGKGIRLTIAEERDKRIAAKAGSS from the exons ATG GCACGAGGACCGAAGAAGCACCTGAAGCGCGTTGCGGCGCCCAAGCATTGGATGCTTGATAAGCTCACCGGAGTGTTC GCCCCTCGCCCCTCCACCGGCCCCCACAAGCTGAGGGAGTGTCTCCCCCTCATCATCTTCCTGAGGAACCGTCTGAAGTACGCCCTCACCGGAGACGAGGTCAAGAAGATCTGCATGCAGAGGTTCATCAAGATCGACGGAAAAGTCCGCACCGACATCAACTACCCCACCGGCTTCATGG ACGTGATCAGCATTGAGAAGACAGGAGAGCACTTCCGTCTCATCTACGACGTCAAGGGTCGCTTCGCCGTGCACCGCATCACCGCCGAGGAGGCcaag TACAAGCTGTGCAAGGTGAAGAAGATCATGGTGGGCACCAAGGGTGTGCCCAGCCTGGTGACCCACGACGCCCGCACCATCCGCTACCCCGACCCCCTGATCAAGGTCAACGACACGGTGCGCATCGACCTGGAGACCGGCAAGATCACCGAGTTCATCAAGTTTGACACCA GTAACCTGTGCATGGTGATTGGAGGAGCTAATCTGGGGCGTATCGGTATGATCACCAACAGAGAGAGGCACCCTGGCTCGTTTGACGTGGTCCACGTCAAGGACAGCACCGGGAACAACTTCGCCACCAGGCTCTCCAACATCTTCGTCATCGGCAAG ggtaACAAGCCCTGGGTGTCAGTGCCCCGGGGTAAGGGCATCCGTCTCACCATCGCTGAGGAGAGGGACAAGAGGATCGCTGCCAAGGCCGGCAGCAGCTAG